In one window of Arctopsyche grandis isolate Sample6627 chromosome 6, ASM5162203v2, whole genome shotgun sequence DNA:
- the LOC143912670 gene encoding uncharacterized protein LOC143912670 — MEGEGSGVVALPGAYEGQTDYIISDYMERLGTRLNILETELKYAWRALDLLSQEYIKMWERLERLEGLLCEQQGVIAHLLDFYTTDRGVPAGRLGQLEVIREILGNGTVEDGLEEGVEPVTSSRMIVDLDVDAADLQLPVPDSDEAFYQSLNRAYREDLVCNDASRPPSQLDMIWEDPEDTEDPNTVKDERQEVFSAMDYKDYRGNSPCVSEQDLAQLSRLSSIDQIAIEKLHELDRLTCKLQKDSKDLKELQSRLISPQHTKHDHAENEIEARTLAEDSNIIDEQLRQIYADSENWSFSSGPRGIEELMLLAASGIPTTVPNAASNRSGSRVSIADSTISTDKEVADAMAGGFRSPSVTSPRHKYLVDKSVTTEPYTTVTGRLAYSSAVANAESNTKPPKSPGAHSRDRYDGSFSYGDSSEYNKMFSTNYSSSSNIAAESLMRVPAKPSSPTLSVHSVRTRQDGYLGSNNKLNIQLVEGRSNSSPSPSPPPPAPQDGGETFLMPESTLIPGPNRD; from the exons ATGGAGGGTGAGGGCTCAGGGGTTGTGGCCCTCCCCGGGGCCTACGAGGGCCAGACTGACTACATCATCAGCGACTACATGGAAAGACTTGGTACAAGGCTCAACATCCTTGAGACCGAGCTCAAGTACGCGTGGCGTGCCTTGGACCTGCTCTCCCAAGAATACATCAAGATGTGGGAACGGTTGGAGCGCTTGGAAGGGTTGCTCTGTGAGCAACAAGGTGTCATAGCCCATCTGCTCGACTTCTACACGACCGATAGGGGTGTACCTGCAGGTCGTTTGGGCCAACTGGAAGTCATCAGAGAGATCCTCGGCAACGGCACTGTCGAGGACGGATTGGAAGAGGGTGTGGAACCGGTGACATCATCTCGCATGATTGTCGATCTGGACGTAGACGCGGCAGACTTACAACTCCCTGTACCTGATTCCGACGAGGCCTTCTACCAAAGCCTCAATCGTGCTTATCGCGAAGACTTAGTATGTAACGATGCGTCGCGACCTCCCTCGCAGCTCGACATGATATGGGAAGACCCAGAAGATACCGAAGATCCAAACACAGTTAAAGATGAA CGACAAGAAGTATTCAGCGCTATGGACTACAAGGATTACAGGGGAAACTCTCCTTGCGTCAGCGAACAAGATTTGGCGCAACTCTCTAGGCTTAGCTCAATAGACCAAATAGCTATAGAAAAATTACATGAATTAGATAGGTTGACTTGCAAATTACAAAAAGATTCTAAGGATCTTAAAGAGCTGCAAAGCAGACTGATCAGTCCGCAGCATACGAAACACGACCACGCTGAGAATGAAATCGAAGCGCGCACTTTAGCCGAAGACAGTAACATAATCGATGAACAACTTCGACAAATTTACGCAGATTCCGAAAATTGGAGCTTTAGCAGTGGTCCAAGAGGAATTGAAGAGCTTATGTTACTAGCAGCTAGCGGTATACCTACGACAGTTCCGAACGCAGCATCAAATCGATCAGGTTCCAGGGTGTCGATAGCCGATAGCACGATCAGCACTGATAAGGAAGTCGCAGATGCCATGGCCGGAGGGTTTAGATCTCCTAGTGTAACTTCTCCGAGACATAAATACCTCGTGGATAAATCTGTCACGACCGAACCCTACACGACAGTAACGGGAAGGTTGGCTTACAGTTCGGCGGTAGCCAATGCTGAGTCAAATACGAAACCCCCTAAATCTCCTGGCGCACACTCGAGAGATCGATACGATGGCTCCTTCTCTTACGGTGATTCTTCAGAgtacaataaaatgttttcAACTAATTACTCGTCGAGTTCAAACATCGCCGCTGAATCACTAATGCGAGTACCCGCAAAACCCAGCTCACCGACACTATCAGTGCACAGCGTTCGTACCAGGCAAGACGGATACCTAGGATCGAACAACAAGTTAAATATTCAACTCGTCGAAGGTAGAAGTAACTCATCTCCGTCGCCGAGTCCACCACCTCCTGCCCCTCAAGATGGAGGTGAAACTTTCCTTATGCCAGAGAGTACGCTTATACCTGGACCAAATCGAG ATTAA